TGATACGTTCCTCTTTTTTCATAGCGAGAGACTGGTAACGCAAAAGGCCCCAGAGGTCAAAGTATTCAATATTCTTGACTCACGGGGCAGCTTGTCATACGTCCGATAGACGGACTCTACCCCAAAATTTTTGCGAGTACTCATGAACAATACGCAATTTGAAACATTTTTCCAGGGGAAGGCGATGGAGTACCTCCAACGCAGTATTTCTCTGGCACTTGACGAAGATGGACCAGATCTGACATCTGAGGCTGTTTTTTTGGATACTCAACAGGCTCACTGCGAAATTGTTGCAAAAGAAGCAACGCTGTGTGCGGGGCTTCCCATCACGGATTTTGTTCTGAGTAGTCTTGCTCCAAACACGTCCATAGACGTAACATATTATAATCATGACGGCGACACCGTTCCTGAGGGAACGACTGTTGCCGTTTTTGTTTGTTCGCCAAAAGTCGCGTTCAAGGCTGAGCGGGTTATCCTCAATTTCATTTGTCACCTCTCTGGCATCGCCAACCTCGTCAAAAAATATGTTGACCAGCTTGGTGATTCCAGGACGACACTCCTGGACACACGAAAAACACTTCCAG
The window above is part of the Desulfobaculum bizertense DSM 18034 genome. Proteins encoded here:
- the nadC gene encoding carboxylating nicotinate-nucleotide diphosphorylase; protein product: MNNTQFETFFQGKAMEYLQRSISLALDEDGPDLTSEAVFLDTQQAHCEIVAKEATLCAGLPITDFVLSSLAPNTSIDVTYYNHDGDTVPEGTTVAVFVCSPKVAFKAERVILNFICHLSGIANLVKKYVDQLGDSRTTLLDTRKTLPGLRYPEKYAVRIGGAKNHRIDLAEMLMLKDNHIDQAGGITPAVTALRQTYSPCPPIEVECRDQNEVLEAVSQNVDRIMLDNMTTEMLTQALSVIPDTIETEVSGGVDFSQLASIGTIGPDYVSVGRLTHSAPAADFSMRVRIKEQV